Proteins encoded within one genomic window of Jiangella mangrovi:
- a CDS encoding AAA family ATPase: MARQHADAAAPCPAFVGRESELAAVTSALARPGQPAFVLVEGEAGIGKTRLVQEALLSLDPATTLVAACPPLAEPFPLGPLVDALHRLPVDGVELSPLAGALRPLFPEWAAHLPPALEPLEDPSSTRHRLFRALAELVERSGIEVLVLEDAHWADAATLEFLPLLLASAGRDLSLVVTYRGTDVPAASPLLRLTARPPAGLRRLELALEPLTVGETTALVASMFATDDISTEFVTFLHRRTEGVPLALEESLSLLRDRGDIVRRGDEWSRRALDDLQVPPTVRDSVLERVDRLPPPARRILEAAAVLAEPADGVVLARVAGLGDDDARAGLAGALTSGLLREAAPGQFVCRHVLASRAIEEALPVSERRLLHAHAAAALQELPTPPVLRLSRHFREAGDVAAWSRHAESAAELALEAGEDRAAVVLLADLLTAAEHPPEREARLAQKLGQAATWGVAALGELALAVTTALAAALERLDRPDVPADRRGELRLLLGRLWLQLGDFDTGIEQVEAAAGELAGRPELAVRAMISLAHPRGQVWPVTRHREWLDRATELFPQVPDEERTWLAVDRASALLMMGEAEGWTAARELDVATDSLFERRQLGRCRMNVGHTAIGWGRDAVARRQLDGAVELLAATGYQRLMNSALITRANLDWHGGAWEGLAGQVTELAGSADTLPEALLEARMILGLLDLAAGRRDDAADQFRVVVAEAVRRGLVDVQTGPAGALGRLFLADDAVGDALGVTEPAMTMVVRKGIWLFATELAPVHTDALVRAGRMDDAVALVERFAAGLGDRAAPAPQAALLVCRGIIADGDGSRAAELFAAAAAAWAELPRPYQELLALERQGLALLPDGAALELLGTVQQRLRDLGARWDADRVAQVLRAHGVEVARAWRGGRRGYGDQLSPRELEVALLVAQGRTNRQVAEALFLSPRTVDRHLSAAMRKLGVASRTALAVAISTDSVEDDSALNG, translated from the coding sequence GTGGCACGTCAGCACGCCGATGCCGCTGCGCCCTGCCCCGCCTTCGTCGGGCGCGAGAGTGAGCTGGCCGCCGTCACGTCCGCCCTGGCCAGGCCGGGTCAGCCGGCGTTCGTCCTCGTCGAGGGCGAGGCCGGTATCGGCAAGACGCGGCTGGTGCAGGAGGCGCTGCTCTCGCTCGACCCCGCCACCACGCTGGTCGCCGCCTGCCCGCCGCTGGCCGAGCCGTTCCCGCTCGGCCCGCTGGTCGACGCGCTGCATCGGCTGCCGGTCGACGGCGTCGAGCTGAGTCCGCTCGCGGGGGCGCTGCGACCGCTGTTCCCGGAGTGGGCCGCGCACCTGCCGCCCGCGCTCGAGCCGCTCGAGGACCCCAGCTCCACCCGGCACCGGCTGTTCCGCGCGCTGGCCGAGCTGGTCGAGCGGTCCGGCATCGAGGTGCTGGTGCTCGAGGACGCGCACTGGGCCGACGCCGCGACGCTGGAGTTCCTGCCGCTGCTGCTCGCGTCGGCGGGGCGTGACCTCAGCCTGGTCGTCACCTACCGCGGCACCGACGTCCCGGCCGCGTCGCCCCTGCTGCGGCTGACGGCGCGGCCGCCGGCCGGACTGCGCCGGCTGGAGCTGGCGCTCGAGCCGCTCACCGTCGGCGAGACCACGGCGCTGGTCGCGTCGATGTTCGCCACCGACGACATCTCCACGGAGTTCGTCACGTTCCTGCACCGCCGCACCGAGGGGGTGCCGCTCGCGCTCGAGGAGAGCCTGTCGCTGCTGCGCGACCGCGGCGACATCGTCCGCCGCGGCGACGAGTGGTCGCGCCGCGCCCTCGACGACCTGCAGGTGCCGCCGACGGTGCGCGACTCCGTCCTCGAGCGGGTCGACCGGCTGCCACCGCCGGCCCGGCGCATCCTCGAGGCCGCCGCGGTGCTGGCCGAGCCGGCTGACGGCGTCGTCCTCGCCCGGGTCGCGGGGCTGGGCGACGACGACGCGCGGGCCGGACTCGCCGGGGCGCTGACGTCGGGGCTGCTGCGCGAGGCCGCGCCCGGGCAGTTCGTGTGCCGGCACGTGCTGGCGTCGCGGGCCATCGAGGAGGCGCTGCCGGTGTCCGAGCGGCGGCTGCTGCACGCGCATGCCGCGGCGGCGCTCCAGGAGCTGCCGACCCCGCCGGTGCTGCGGCTGAGCCGGCACTTCCGCGAGGCCGGCGACGTCGCCGCATGGAGCCGGCACGCCGAGTCCGCCGCCGAGCTCGCGCTCGAGGCCGGCGAGGACCGCGCCGCCGTCGTCCTGCTCGCCGACCTGCTCACGGCCGCCGAGCACCCGCCGGAGCGCGAGGCGCGGCTGGCCCAGAAGCTCGGCCAGGCCGCCACCTGGGGCGTGGCGGCGCTGGGCGAGCTGGCGCTGGCCGTCACGACGGCGCTGGCCGCGGCGCTGGAGCGGCTCGACCGGCCGGACGTTCCCGCCGACCGGCGTGGCGAGCTGCGGCTGCTGCTCGGCCGGCTCTGGCTGCAACTGGGCGACTTCGACACCGGCATCGAGCAGGTCGAGGCCGCGGCCGGTGAGCTGGCCGGGAGGCCCGAGCTGGCCGTGCGGGCGATGATCTCGCTGGCGCACCCGCGCGGGCAGGTCTGGCCGGTCACGCGGCACCGCGAGTGGCTGGACCGCGCGACGGAGCTGTTCCCGCAGGTGCCGGACGAGGAGCGGACCTGGCTCGCCGTCGACCGCGCCAGCGCGCTGCTGATGATGGGCGAGGCCGAGGGCTGGACGGCGGCGCGGGAGCTCGACGTCGCCACCGACAGCCTGTTCGAGCGCCGCCAGCTCGGCCGCTGCCGCATGAACGTCGGCCACACCGCCATCGGCTGGGGCCGCGACGCCGTGGCACGACGGCAGCTGGACGGCGCCGTCGAGCTGCTCGCCGCCACCGGCTACCAGCGGCTGATGAACTCCGCGCTCATCACGCGGGCCAACCTCGACTGGCACGGCGGCGCCTGGGAGGGGCTGGCCGGGCAGGTCACCGAGCTGGCCGGGTCCGCCGACACGCTGCCCGAGGCGTTGCTCGAGGCGCGCATGATCCTCGGCCTGCTCGACCTCGCCGCCGGCCGCCGCGACGACGCCGCCGACCAGTTCCGCGTGGTGGTCGCCGAGGCCGTCCGGCGCGGGCTGGTCGACGTGCAGACCGGGCCGGCCGGCGCGCTGGGCCGGCTGTTCCTGGCCGACGACGCCGTCGGCGACGCCCTCGGGGTCACCGAACCGGCCATGACCATGGTGGTCCGCAAGGGCATCTGGCTGTTCGCCACGGAGCTGGCACCCGTGCACACCGACGCGCTGGTGCGGGCCGGGCGCATGGACGACGCCGTCGCGCTGGTCGAGCGGTTCGCGGCCGGGCTCGGCGACCGGGCGGCGCCCGCGCCCCAGGCCGCACTGCTCGTCTGCCGCGGCATCATCGCCGACGGTGACGGCTCGCGTGCCGCCGAGCTGTTCGCCGCCGCCGCGGCCGCCTGGGCCGAGCTGCCCCGTCCGTACCAGGAGCTGCTCGCGCTGGAACGGCAGGGACTGGCGCTGCTGCCCGACGGCGCCGCGCTGGAGCTGCTCGGCACGGTGCAGCAGCGGCTGCGCGACCTCGGCGCCCGCTGGGACGCCGACCGCGTCGCCCAAGTGCTTCGCGCGCACGGCGTCGAGGTCGCGCGGGCCTGGCGGGGCGGCCGCCGCGGCTACGGCGACCAGCTCTCGCCGCGCGAGCTCGAGGTCGCGCTGCTGGTCGCGCAGGGCCGGACCAACCGGCAGGTCGCCGAGGCGCTGTTCCTGTCGCCGCGGACCGTCGACCGGCATCTCAGCGCCGCCATGCGCAAGCTCGGCGTGGCGTCGCGGACGGCGCTCGCGGTGGCGATCTCGACCGACTCCGTGGAGGACGACTCCGCATTGAATGGGTGA
- a CDS encoding AAA family ATPase, producing the protein MDQPESIASPALVGRERESAELARALAGGPALVLVEGEAGVGKSRLVQEYLAGSAGQRRRALVAGCPPFRESLTLAPVVDSLRSARPAVADRRLSPLAGALRPLFPEWAGDLPPAPEPLTDPLASRHRMFRALLELVDRSGVELLVIEDVHWADDATLEFLLFLMSDRPVRDLGLVLTYRPDDVAAGSLLRRLTSRPRAGLAQARITLGLLDVEATAGLVSSMLGDEPVSEAFATFLHDRTDGLPLALEESVRLLSQRDDVIRRDGEWVRRSLTELSVPPTVRDSVLERVQRLGGDARRVLDAAAVLAEPAGDDVIAATAGLSGPQARAALIEAARSGLLGEDPRGRAVFRHVLMGRAVYDAMAGVERRRLHQDAGRALEHLRPPPLMQLTRHFRTAGDLARWARNAELAADAAAASDDHTTAVAVLEPLVTAGGLAAPDLARLATKLATAATARRESVDAVHARVIGVLRGILDGGGLAPLAQAELRIPLGRLLLQSGEFEAGRAELERAVPHQTPRPAEAAVAMTLLGYPLPGPRPAAEYRGWLERAERAAADLRSDLDRLSLTADRAAALLVLGEPDGWDVVTRLPRDMPTVEGRCQLARGHANVGYAALLWGRDATARRHLDRALELAEAARFARLSATVQELVVLADWLSGQWHGLAERAAALAADDDVEPNAKQGALLVTAMLGVVTGRQGAERELRGLLERVRPDSVAAIPLIPAAALARRELTAGRPDAALELTDAATTTVQTSGTWIWAAEIAPVRVDALLAAGRQDAATGFVAAFERGLGDRDAPAPAAALASCRAALAAAGGDHEGAAGFAAAAATRWARLPRPFEELLASEAAAGHLLDAGRTDDGVALLTRTHKRLAELGARADAARVARALDRHGAPAPGVVPARRGRRGYGDELSPRELEVVRLVVTGRTNREIARAVSRSPKTVAAQLNSAMRKLGVTSRTALAVLAVEAGLVGADTQR; encoded by the coding sequence GTGGACCAGCCCGAGAGCATCGCGTCGCCGGCGCTGGTCGGGCGCGAGCGCGAGTCGGCCGAACTGGCCCGTGCCCTGGCCGGCGGCCCCGCTCTGGTGCTGGTCGAGGGCGAGGCCGGGGTCGGCAAGAGCCGGCTGGTCCAGGAGTACCTCGCCGGGTCCGCCGGGCAGCGCCGGCGCGCCCTCGTCGCCGGCTGTCCGCCGTTCCGGGAGTCGCTGACCCTCGCCCCGGTGGTCGACTCCCTCCGTTCGGCCCGCCCCGCGGTCGCCGACCGGCGGCTGAGCCCGCTCGCCGGCGCGCTGCGGCCGCTGTTCCCGGAGTGGGCCGGCGACCTCCCGCCGGCGCCGGAGCCGCTGACCGACCCGCTCGCCTCGCGGCACCGGATGTTCCGCGCCCTGCTCGAGCTGGTCGACCGCTCCGGGGTCGAGCTGCTGGTCATCGAGGACGTCCACTGGGCCGACGACGCGACCCTGGAGTTCCTGCTGTTCCTGATGTCGGACCGGCCGGTCCGCGACCTCGGCCTGGTGCTGACCTACCGGCCCGACGACGTCGCGGCGGGCTCGCTGCTGCGCCGGCTGACGTCGCGTCCGCGCGCGGGCCTCGCCCAGGCTCGCATCACGCTCGGCCTGCTCGACGTCGAGGCGACGGCCGGGCTGGTCTCGTCGATGCTGGGCGACGAGCCGGTCTCCGAGGCGTTCGCCACGTTCCTGCACGACCGCACCGACGGGCTGCCGCTGGCACTGGAGGAGTCGGTGCGCCTGCTCAGCCAGCGCGACGACGTCATCCGCCGCGACGGCGAGTGGGTGCGGCGCAGCCTCACCGAGCTGAGCGTGCCGCCCACCGTCCGCGACTCCGTCCTCGAACGGGTCCAGCGACTCGGCGGCGACGCGCGGCGGGTCCTCGACGCGGCCGCCGTCCTGGCCGAGCCGGCGGGCGACGACGTCATCGCGGCGACGGCCGGCCTGTCGGGACCGCAGGCCCGGGCGGCGCTGATCGAGGCCGCCCGCTCCGGCCTGCTCGGCGAGGACCCACGGGGGCGAGCGGTGTTCCGGCACGTCCTCATGGGCCGGGCGGTGTACGACGCCATGGCCGGCGTCGAGCGGCGGCGGCTGCACCAGGACGCCGGGCGGGCACTGGAGCACCTGCGCCCACCGCCGCTCATGCAGCTCACCCGGCACTTCCGCACCGCGGGCGACCTGGCGCGCTGGGCCCGGAACGCCGAGCTGGCCGCCGATGCCGCGGCCGCCTCGGACGACCACACGACGGCGGTGGCCGTGCTGGAGCCGCTGGTCACCGCCGGTGGCCTGGCCGCACCGGATCTGGCCCGGCTGGCCACGAAGCTCGCGACCGCCGCGACCGCGCGCCGGGAGTCGGTCGACGCCGTGCACGCGCGGGTCATCGGGGTGCTGCGCGGCATCCTCGACGGCGGCGGTCTCGCCCCGCTGGCCCAGGCGGAGCTGCGGATCCCGCTCGGCCGGCTGCTGCTGCAGTCCGGCGAGTTCGAGGCCGGCCGCGCCGAGCTGGAGCGGGCCGTCCCGCACCAGACGCCCCGGCCGGCCGAGGCCGCCGTCGCCATGACCCTGCTCGGCTACCCGCTGCCGGGTCCGCGGCCGGCGGCGGAGTACCGGGGCTGGCTGGAGCGCGCGGAACGGGCCGCCGCGGACCTGCGGTCGGACCTCGACCGACTGTCGCTCACCGCCGACCGGGCCGCCGCACTGCTCGTGCTCGGTGAGCCGGACGGCTGGGACGTGGTGACCCGGCTGCCCCGCGACATGCCGACCGTCGAAGGCCGCTGCCAGCTGGCCCGCGGCCACGCCAACGTCGGTTACGCCGCGCTGCTGTGGGGTCGCGACGCGACCGCGCGCCGGCACCTGGACCGCGCGCTGGAGCTGGCTGAGGCGGCCCGGTTCGCCCGGCTGAGCGCGACCGTCCAGGAGCTCGTCGTGCTGGCCGACTGGCTGTCCGGACAGTGGCACGGGCTCGCCGAGCGGGCCGCCGCGCTGGCCGCCGACGACGACGTGGAGCCGAACGCGAAGCAGGGCGCGCTGCTGGTGACCGCGATGCTCGGCGTCGTCACCGGCCGGCAGGGCGCCGAGCGGGAGCTGCGCGGACTGCTGGAACGGGTCCGGCCCGACAGCGTCGCCGCCATCCCGCTGATCCCCGCGGCCGCGCTGGCCCGGCGCGAGCTCACCGCCGGCCGCCCCGACGCGGCGCTCGAGCTGACCGACGCGGCGACGACGACGGTGCAGACCTCGGGCACCTGGATCTGGGCCGCCGAGATCGCGCCGGTGCGGGTCGACGCGCTGCTGGCGGCCGGGCGGCAGGACGCGGCGACCGGCTTCGTCGCCGCCTTCGAGCGCGGGCTCGGCGACCGCGACGCCCCGGCACCGGCGGCCGCCCTGGCGTCGTGCCGGGCGGCCCTCGCCGCCGCCGGCGGCGACCACGAGGGCGCCGCCGGGTTCGCCGCGGCCGCCGCCACCCGCTGGGCCCGGCTGCCACGCCCGTTCGAGGAACTGCTCGCCTCCGAGGCCGCGGCCGGGCACCTCCTCGACGCGGGCCGGACGGACGACGGCGTCGCGCTCCTCACCCGCACCCACAAACGGCTGGCCGAGCTGGGCGCCCGCGCCGACGCCGCCCGGGTGGCCCGCGCGTTGGACCGGCACGGGGCGCCGGCGCCCGGCGTCGTCCCGGCCCGGCGCGGCCGCCGCGGCTACGGCGACGAGCTGTCGCCCCGCGAGCTCGAGGTGGTCCGACTGGTGGTCACCGGACGGACCAACCGCGAGATCGCCCGGGCGGTGTCGCGCTCGCCGAAGACGGTGGCCGCGCAGCTCAACTCGGCCATGCGCAAGCTCGGGGTGACCTCGCGGACCGCCCTCGCGGTGCTGGCGGTCGAGGCCGGACTGGTCGGCGCCGACACCCAGCGCTGA
- a CDS encoding S8 family serine peptidase: MPRTILSWRRTRARLLVPMAATALLVGAGAATAPATTGPAVDATTGAATSATGSAATGHTYQLTLLTGDVVVLHVAPDGRQAAWAQTNATARAPRFVERDGHVLALPDEAVPYVQDGVVDERLFDLTYLAESGYHDLARTDLPLVVAAPDGPGIRSVPEAPSGTRAERPLASIGALAVSAAKDDVRSVWEDVVAGEVGRVWLNGRVEATLDESVPQIGAPVAWEQGLDGTGSTVAVLDTGWDPAHPDLEGQVAGARNFTEDADPEGQTAVDRQGHGTHVAATVAGTGAASGGIHRGVAPGADLLIGKVLGDDGSGYEDWIIAGMEWAVAQGADVVSMSLGTDWASDGTDPMSLAADRLSAESDALFVIAAGNAGPAEGTVGSPGAATSALTVGAVDKQDRAAAFSSRGPRVGDGAVKPEVVAPGVGIVAARAAGTSLGNLLDEHYTSLNGTSMATPHVAGAAAILAQQHPDWDDEQLKQRLVSSSLPLDDEPVSFRGAGRVDVAAAVGETVTVDQGVVDFGQLAMDAPAVSRTLTYHNPTDRRVTLRISADVTRPGGSGHGRPAMRVRNPVLSIPPGGSASTRVEVSAEASTGGSYSGQIVAQDPRDRDTAVHSVTTFSIERPVHTVTVNATGHDGAAATGPVDLWNIETGESVRRFMRDGTVIAEVPEGDYTVVTAIETEGPDLATDSVVLAAEPELRVDGDLVLAYDGRDGEPLEAVTPRDGADNGFDVIWERRVGELSIRETIAQSWGGTDLYAIESDPVRTGTFEVTTAWLRTQPLLELSLDGEHLPDPRPATPSDPYTGSASLPVADAGTGTAAEFAAVDAQGAVVLVTRRGDSAEATEQLELAAAAGAALVVLVDSGPGPWLPSFWTAPLPAYAVDREVGARLRAALAADPGLELDVTGRSDAEYAYHLVHTEDGLPDGVTYEPDHDQLATVESEYRQVSERQGTREGWIPFTGTTSFGTTLGLQRNGPVRRTEYLSTDGVEWQRFGQPHQEFLNMYWTWSAIEPYAPGSTGEQVWWGPLTAPGMPALTGSEEYGLPAARFRDAIRVSVPQYLYGPSTYGFIQEQMGDTSELVLRRDGVEVGRAAWSEAQFTVPGAAGDFELSLTTTRGPGNFSDLSTRTETTWGFRSARPESSVREVLPLIQLAFGLETGLYNEVPAGTAYPLVIRPTYPAGADGPGGFTATAEVSFDDGVSWRPVPVAPSGDDVLTAQVPASDGGFASVRVSVTDAAGTTVRQEVDRAWRIGTTDPE; the protein is encoded by the coding sequence ATGCCCCGCACGATCCTGTCCTGGCGTCGCACCCGCGCCCGGCTGCTCGTCCCGATGGCCGCGACCGCCCTGCTGGTGGGGGCCGGAGCCGCGACGGCGCCGGCCACGACCGGCCCGGCGGTCGATGCCACGACCGGCGCCGCAACGTCGGCCACCGGGTCCGCCGCGACCGGTCACACCTACCAACTCACGCTGCTGACCGGTGACGTCGTCGTGCTGCACGTCGCGCCCGACGGCCGGCAGGCGGCGTGGGCGCAGACGAACGCCACCGCGCGGGCGCCCCGGTTCGTCGAGCGCGACGGCCACGTGCTGGCGCTGCCGGACGAGGCCGTCCCGTACGTGCAGGACGGCGTGGTCGACGAGCGGCTGTTCGACCTCACGTACCTCGCCGAGTCGGGGTACCACGACCTCGCCCGCACCGACCTGCCGCTGGTGGTGGCCGCGCCGGACGGTCCCGGGATCCGCAGCGTGCCCGAGGCGCCCTCGGGCACCCGGGCCGAACGCCCCCTCGCCAGCATCGGCGCCCTCGCGGTCAGCGCCGCGAAGGACGACGTGCGCTCGGTGTGGGAGGACGTCGTGGCCGGCGAGGTCGGCCGGGTCTGGTTGAACGGCCGGGTCGAGGCGACGCTCGACGAGAGCGTGCCGCAGATCGGCGCCCCGGTGGCGTGGGAGCAGGGGCTGGACGGCACCGGCAGCACGGTCGCCGTCCTCGACACCGGCTGGGACCCCGCCCATCCCGATCTCGAGGGCCAGGTGGCCGGCGCGCGGAACTTCACCGAGGACGCCGACCCCGAGGGCCAGACCGCGGTCGACCGCCAGGGCCACGGCACGCATGTCGCCGCGACCGTCGCCGGCACCGGCGCGGCGTCCGGCGGCATCCACCGCGGCGTCGCGCCGGGCGCCGACCTGCTGATCGGCAAGGTGCTCGGCGACGACGGCTCCGGCTACGAGGACTGGATCATCGCCGGCATGGAGTGGGCGGTCGCGCAGGGCGCCGACGTCGTCAGCATGAGCCTGGGCACCGACTGGGCCAGCGACGGAACCGACCCCATGAGCCTGGCCGCCGACCGGCTCAGCGCCGAGTCCGACGCGCTGTTCGTCATCGCCGCGGGCAACGCGGGGCCGGCCGAGGGCACCGTCGGCTCGCCCGGAGCGGCCACCTCCGCGCTCACCGTCGGCGCCGTCGACAAGCAGGACCGCGCCGCCGCGTTCTCCTCGCGCGGCCCGCGGGTCGGTGACGGCGCCGTCAAGCCGGAGGTCGTGGCGCCGGGCGTGGGCATCGTCGCGGCACGGGCGGCCGGCACCTCGCTGGGCAACCTGCTGGACGAGCACTACACGTCGCTCAACGGCACGTCCATGGCGACGCCGCACGTCGCAGGCGCGGCCGCGATCCTGGCGCAGCAGCACCCGGACTGGGACGACGAGCAGCTCAAGCAGCGGCTGGTGTCGTCCAGCCTGCCGCTCGACGACGAGCCGGTCTCGTTCCGGGGCGCCGGCCGGGTCGACGTGGCCGCGGCGGTGGGCGAGACGGTCACCGTCGACCAGGGCGTCGTCGACTTCGGCCAACTCGCCATGGACGCGCCCGCCGTCAGCCGCACCCTGACCTACCACAACCCGACCGACCGGCGGGTCACGCTGCGCATCAGCGCAGACGTCACCCGGCCCGGCGGAAGCGGCCACGGCCGGCCGGCGATGCGCGTGCGCAACCCCGTCCTCAGCATCCCGCCCGGCGGCAGCGCCAGCACCCGCGTCGAGGTGTCGGCCGAGGCCAGCACCGGCGGCAGCTACAGCGGGCAGATCGTGGCCCAGGACCCGCGCGACCGCGACACCGCGGTCCACAGCGTCACGACGTTCAGCATCGAGCGGCCCGTGCACACCGTCACCGTCAATGCGACCGGCCACGACGGCGCTGCGGCCACCGGCCCGGTGGACCTGTGGAACATCGAGACCGGTGAGTCGGTGCGCAGGTTCATGCGCGACGGCACGGTCATCGCCGAGGTGCCCGAGGGCGACTACACCGTCGTCACCGCCATCGAGACCGAGGGACCCGACCTCGCCACCGACAGCGTCGTGCTCGCCGCCGAGCCCGAGCTCCGCGTCGACGGCGACCTCGTCCTGGCCTACGACGGGCGCGACGGCGAGCCGCTCGAGGCGGTGACCCCTCGCGACGGCGCGGACAACGGGTTCGACGTCATCTGGGAGCGCCGGGTCGGCGAGCTGTCGATCCGCGAGACCATCGCCCAGAGCTGGGGTGGCACCGACCTGTACGCGATCGAGTCCGATCCCGTCCGTACCGGCACGTTCGAGGTGACGACGGCCTGGCTGCGCACCCAGCCGCTGCTGGAGCTGAGCCTGGACGGCGAGCACCTTCCGGACCCGCGGCCGGCCACTCCGTCGGACCCGTACACCGGCTCGGCGAGCTTGCCGGTCGCCGACGCCGGCACCGGCACCGCGGCCGAGTTCGCCGCCGTCGACGCCCAGGGCGCGGTCGTACTGGTCACCCGACGTGGTGACAGCGCCGAGGCGACGGAACAGCTGGAGCTGGCGGCCGCTGCCGGCGCGGCGCTCGTGGTGCTGGTGGACAGCGGGCCGGGACCGTGGCTGCCGTCGTTCTGGACCGCGCCGCTGCCGGCGTACGCCGTCGACCGCGAGGTGGGCGCGCGGCTACGCGCCGCGCTGGCCGCCGATCCCGGGCTGGAGCTCGACGTCACCGGCCGCAGCGACGCCGAGTACGCCTACCACCTGGTCCACACGGAGGACGGCCTCCCGGACGGCGTCACCTACGAGCCGGACCACGACCAGCTGGCCACCGTCGAGTCGGAGTACCGGCAGGTCTCGGAGCGCCAGGGCACGCGCGAGGGCTGGATCCCGTTCACCGGCACCACCAGCTTCGGGACGACCCTGGGCCTGCAGCGCAACGGCCCGGTGCGCCGCACCGAGTACCTGAGCACCGACGGCGTCGAGTGGCAGCGGTTCGGCCAGCCGCACCAGGAGTTCCTCAACATGTACTGGACCTGGTCGGCCATCGAGCCGTACGCGCCCGGCAGCACCGGCGAGCAGGTCTGGTGGGGCCCGCTGACCGCCCCGGGCATGCCGGCGCTCACCGGCTCCGAGGAGTACGGCCTGCCCGCCGCCCGGTTCCGCGACGCCATCCGCGTGTCCGTCCCGCAGTACCTCTACGGCCCGTCGACCTACGGGTTCATCCAGGAGCAGATGGGCGACACCTCGGAACTGGTGCTGCGCCGCGACGGCGTCGAGGTCGGCCGGGCGGCGTGGTCGGAGGCGCAGTTCACCGTGCCGGGCGCCGCGGGCGACTTCGAACTGTCGCTCACGACGACGCGCGGGCCGGGCAACTTCTCCGACCTGTCGACACGCACGGAGACGACGTGGGGCTTCCGGTCCGCGCGGCCGGAATCGTCGGTGCGTGAGGTGCTGCCGCTGATCCAGCTCGCGTTCGGCCTGGAGACCGGGCTGTACAACGAGGTCCCGGCCGGGACGGCGTACCCCTTGGTCATCCGGCCCACGTACCCCGCGGGCGCCGACGGCCCGGGCGGGTTCACCGCGACCGCCGAGGTGTCGTTCGACGACGGCGTCAGCTGGCGGCCCGTGCCGGTGGCGCCCTCGGGCGACGACGTGCTGACGGCGCAGGTCCCGGCATCCGACGGCGGGTTCGCGTCAGTCCGCGTGAGCGTCACCGACGCCGCCGGCACCACCGTCCGCCAGGAGGTCGACCGGGCCTGGCGCATCGGGACGACGGACCCGGAGTAA